TgaatgcaaaaaaaataattataagttTCCAGAATATTATACAAACAATTTAAATGATgatggaaaaataaataaactaaATTTAAACGAtctttcattaatattatacaaaaaattaaaaagcaATGAATGTAAATTTAGAGGATATGTCTTAGATTCATTTCCTAGAAATTATTATGAGGCAAAAATGTTTTTTGGAAAAAATTCTGTTTCAAATGTAGTAGACACTTCAAAAGATCttacttttttaaaaaatgaaaaacgaAGAAATAGTAATAAATCGAAACATAgcgaagaaaatgaaatgaGCTTAAGTAATGTAGATTACGAAAGTGAAGAAGATAAATCAAGTAACTATagcaataaaaaaacatCTAGCCAATCAGATATATCAGAAGACTTAGATAAATTAGAAAATGAAGATCAAACAAACGAAAATAGTGATTCTTTAAATGAACATCAAACAAACGAAAATAGTGATTCTTTAAACGAAGAACAAATAACCGAAAATAGTGATAATTTAAgtgaaaatacaaaaaaaaataaaaaatatgatataaaaaatgataatgaagaaaataaaaatatacatccAACAAATAATCCTATATTTCCAGAATTTGTTATAATTCTAAAATCAGAAGAAGATCTTTGCAGAAGCAGAATGATGAATCTACCAAAAGAGGAAATTATCAAAGGACATAATGATGAAAAGGGTTTTGAAAGacgatataataaatatatagaagaAAATTGTAGAAATGATTATTTagaatttgataaaaaaaatacaattgaagattattttatagaaaatgaaatagaagttttaaatataaatataaatgaaaaatcaATTCTTGAAgatatattaacaaatatatatatatatattgaaaaaaataaaaaattttataattttttgccTTCTACTGatgaaattttaaaaaaaaaattacatgaacaagaaataaaattattaaatgaaaaagaaaatataaaaaaaaaagaagataatattattaatgaagaattaaataaaaatgatgaattaataaaagctgaaaaaaaaagacaacaATTACTTATGGAATATCAGCAACAATATATACACAATCAATCATTACCCTTAcgattttatttaattaaaaacattttaCCAATTTTAACTGatgcattaatatatatttgtaaaacAAAACCAAAAAACCCATGTTTACATATAGCAGAATATTTATTGGAAAATGCACATAAATACAATGTTGATGAAACTAGTTTACCTTTAATACCACcccaaaaaaatgaagatcaAAAAGATTTTCCAAATGATTAATtccaaaaaaatgaatattcaCTACTATATTAttcaatatatatgaacataaaatatttattgctttttatttgttcataattttttaatcaaCAATAGCTAGCTTTATTATATCACCATCCTCAAACTAATTTATAAtgagttaaaaaaaaaaatatatatatatatatatatatagacaaAATATTGTGATTTTATACGATTGACATTATTGAAATTAcaatattatcataattcATTGAAAATAACATAAAGTTTATTCTGTTCTTTCCCTCAAGCTGTATTAAAAATTTGCACACAATAAACATCCTATACAATATTCAAACTAACAATTTTATAGCTTGTTTAGTAAGGcgaaataaacatattttaattttgcagttatttgtaaatatatatgttaaaaaaaaatgaatatgatCTGCTATATACTGGTGTAAGACATGCACAGAATATAGTTCCCATCAAAATAGTGCATTTTCATCCGCTTTAAACAGTTTCTTCAATTAATTTTTCcaaaagtttttttttttctgacatattcatataaatacatattatgtgtatacaattttataCGCATCCTTGTTTGtgcttatacatataaatatgtctATTACTCTAAAATAGctattatattattcataGGATATGTAAATAAGCATATActtaatattatatctttttgCATGAACAAAATTGTAGAAATAGCTAGAatgtacataaaaattattgcatgttcataaataaactcattttatttattttggtaATCTTTTAACATTACACTTCAAAGGTAATACACACATGTATATGCTTAGTCTCCTATATTTTAAGAgggtaaaaatataaaaagtcaTACACCTTTACATCATTtcaaaaattactatttCAGTACTTAAagatgtttttttattatttttaattttatgtttatatgctattttatttattttatatattgcgcataaaaatggtaatacaaaaaaaataaaataataattaaataaaatagcataatatgaaaaaaaaaattgaagaaatatagtctataaataaaatgtatatacttcaaaaaaaaacgaataaaaatatatgtaatattgTAACAATAGAAAATGACTGTGTGTTATGAAATAATAACCTTTTTAAAATAGCATATTGCtaaataatattcatttGAATATGAGTCCAATGTATACTATGTAAATGTACTTTGTGTGTGCATCAATACCAATGTTTTTgctgtacatatttttttgcatCACGGAACATTTtccataaaataatatgtgtTATTGCAAAAGGCCAGATCCACCACCataaatatgatgaaaattttgCCCACCATCGAGCAAGAGCCATGTGCCAAAATggatatacaattttttgttGAAAAGGTGAAATAGTTTGTTGAATATATCCTCCATATGCTGTATGCCTATTCCTCCACATCATTTCGGCTTCAGGGGGAACTGGATATGACCCCAAAGGTTTTTGTTCATGTTTTGGCGTTTCCTTTTTAACGATATTGTCACGTACTAAATTTCTTTGGAAGCATATATATCTCTTTTTTAAATCTGCCACATTagcttttatattataaaatgcTTGActattaaatattgttttcaCCATTTTACATGAGATAAATAGGAAGCTGAGTTTTCGTGATTTTATCCGTAGTCACCTTAAATATGAATTTTAAAACtacgtatatatattatattatattatattatattttatatatattctgttaatctttcatatttttcacataatatacatatcttgattttttttttttttttttgtgtaaaaAATTAGCTTTGTTTTTCATCAAAATTAAAAGCactgattatgataataatcaAAGTTAAAATTGATAAGGTAATGACgaaaaatttgttaaaatttaatacaagggaaaaattataaatacaattaaatatataaaatgtttattgGCATTACACCtttttgtaataaaaaataattttaataatgcatattttatttttttggaaaaaaaaaaaaaaaaaaaaaaaacaataataataataataataatattaatattatggtaatgttaataaaattatgtcaCAAATTTACCACTTTAATATGCACTGTTCATATAGTTTTGGtaccaaaataaaataatatataaaattaataacggtaaaataaaagtaataataatttcaaggcaggtaaaaaaattgtgtagtatatatatatatattcacatTTGTATCCTCATTTgtgttatatttaaatagtgATATATTGGTAtattatgtgtatatatatatgtgtgggTATGGGTAGCgaacaatatttttaacaattaATTATTGGTGTGTATTTTATgaactttattaatattcttctatataaaaaatatatacaaaattacCAATTCAGTGTAATTCTATACATTTCTCTATATTTGGATTTATTTGTTTcaaaaatcataaaaaatgttttaacaAAATGTTAGAAAAATGCTTTTTTAAATGTCAAAAGATTATGTAGTATATGTTTAGTTACACGCATTGCtatgttaatatataatgacaTGTGTGTGTGAATTACCctaatatgaatataatcACAATATAATCACAATATAATCACAatacaataataaatatttttacttattAAAATTGTAATTCTTATGTTTATAActttaattcatattatactcataataaacaaaataaaaaattaattttctttttttttgttattctACAAAATGACATGAAAAAGGATATGTATAAACATATTACATATACTTGTTAAggtaattattaaaaaaaatatatatatagatagaATATTAAAttgattattaataattcataaaaaattgaaacaTTAAATAGTGTTGTATATagatataaacatattttttgtatttatataatatgaatattattttttatatttcgaAAAAGTGTTACAAAATCAATAGTATACATTTTCTTCCATTAAATTTTTCTcgtaaatatatgtacaaacTAGCCAAAagggaaaatatatataatacctTCACATGTGACGATCTGTGTATGTATAACATTTTACTGACGTATTTCATATcttatacacacatatatacataataaatttagcatgaaaaaattattttttttaattatgataatgatattccttctttattatttaagaATATAAAACGGGCTTCAAATTAATTggggaaataaattattcacATATCTTTCTGCATTTCTTATATCGATGGTTCGTTCTGTCTGCAATTCGACCGAGGCTCCAAACCTGGGCAGCGAAGCGAGCAAGTGagtatgtattatataaacaaataaacaaataaatatgtatgcatgtatgtatgtatgtattatataaatatgtatgtatgcatgtatacaGATAGATGGGGTTCGACACAAATTAGCGCTTTCTTACAATTGATGGGTTAACATAGGCGACAAAAGATTGTTTCATTTCGTTAATGGATTGTTCGATTTCTTTAATTTCGTTTTctgtattatttattaattctatgtcCTCATCATCCTCatcaatattaatatgaTCGAGATAAAAAGTGTGATATGGAAGTAAAAATGCTAATATTTCTTTTgcatcataatatttttctgtattttgaaaaatatgagaAAATTgtctttctttatttatgCTACTTTCATAAATTTGTTTTCGATCttcattataataatttaaaaccCTTTGTCTTTCcgttgaaatatttttttcaaaattaattaatttacaAAATGGCATTTTTTCAAGAACATATTTATTGGGTGAATTATTATCATGagtaatattaattttattaatatcagATGAAGATTTTGAATCTGATTctgaaatatttaatatatcttttatttcatcatttgtttcaaaaaattctgtatttataaaatctattgtttttttataataatattcaaaATCTTTTTCTTCCTCATCTTCTGATAATTTATCTTCATTATTATGATCTATAAATCTGttatttaattttcttttttctccAACCCGATCATTATctgttttataatttaaattgtcAGAAAAGGGGGGTTTATTGTTCGAAAAAGTTGTTATATTATCTTTTATTAAccttttttcatcatttatttCGGCATTTATTTCGTAATTTGTTTCgtcatttatttcattttgtgACTcacatttttcttttatgcTATTATCTACTATTGAACTATTGTTTggaatttcattttttacattatcatctttattatttacattatcatctttattatttacattttcatctttatttacattttcatctttatttgcattatcatctttatttgtattatcatCTTTATTTGCATTATCATCTTTATTTACATTACCATCTTTATTTGCATTATCATCTTTATTATCTGCATTTTCCTCATCGCCCCTTGGCTTTTCATTAGTTAGCAATCGTAAAAAGTTCATTGTGTAAAAACCGTTTTATCGTGTTTTCCAAAATTTGTCTGTTCATCTAACTTAATTACATGAGTAGGTTTTACAAACATGGCATAACAAAATTGGTGTTATACCCGATAATTggataaaagaaaaaacaaaaattatttcctaaacttttatttttttacatgacggaaaataaaaaataaatatatatatatcacaaAAAAAGTgtacttatatttttatatatatatatatgtatgtataaaaagtggcatataatattttgctAATAAGTTGGATATCCTTATTAGTTGCCATcaaatttcaaaaaaaatacaaaatatacatatattcttttattatataataatttatttgtttaaaaaattttacatatattaaataccaCAAAAAATTAGCATACTAAtaataagtaaaaaaaaaaaaaaaaaaaaaaaaaaaaaatcgcaAAACTGAAGAAATGATGTTCACCACAATTTAtgctaaattttttttttcaattttgatatagtatataaatacaataaattttcaaaaaaaaaatgtcaatatttttaaatttaattcaAATATTGTTGAATTAAAACATTgttaaattaaaacattgttaaattaaaacattGTTAAATTcgaatattttgttatttaattgcatttttacaaatataaagttaactaattatataaatatttgacCCCTATATTTAAACCCAAATAAACTAATAAGttaaaattttatcaaattGTCAAATTATCAAATTGTCAAATAAAAGATATTGGAAataacaaattattataaaaagctacaataataaaaattaaaaaaaaaaaaaaaaaaaaaaaaaaaaatattaaaatataaaataaacaaccCTCAAAATTAGCAGTATGCAGTTGGGTATATGTATGTGCATATAATTAAGTAGAAAAGacaaaaacaaatttattaagATTCTTAAATTTCATAACTAAtacaacatatatatatatattttttatttcatgatTGTATATGAAAACAAAACATTTTTCATATACctagtttaaaaaaaatagactAACATATTTTTAGTAACAACcacatatataatgaaaaaaaaaatcgaaattcataatatttttttttacatatatttttttattacacaTTAATAAGCTTAATATACAAATTGTCTGTAAGGAAATAAATatgcttatatttttttctacatCAAAAATTGTATATCATGACTGTTGTAAATGTTGAAATGAATACAACTGCGTGATTATATTTCCACTCAAAAATAACACTAAAAATtagtttattttgtttattttgtttattttgcttattttgcttattttgcctattttgcttattttgcatattttggtttattttaaagtatacaCATATGGATACCTAGTTTATTGTGTGCTGGCATACTGGGAAAAATAcaacattatatatacctGTGTAATATctccatatatttatttgagcttttatcataataattaatttattcattttaaaaaaataaaaattatatttttctcaaTCATAAATAAGTTTGAAATTACtactattttataaatatttttttggaaaaataaacaaaattcaGGATAAGTTCCTATTTACAacaatacaatttttttttaactttattttaattggaaattattatgttaaaaagtaattaaatatttgtattttttatttttatcccATTTTGTAATAaactataataaaaaaaataagtacaaaatttttctttttttttcgctctataaatattatattatgttATATGTATTTCACtaatttgtaattttttttttttctatcttttgtaaatagtgataatttcgacttttatttataacccttttaaaatgaaaatataaatatttttccatatatgcaaaaaaaatacataataaaaatttctGAAAACATACGACAATCGATGcacatataaattattatgtatattttaaaataaacttatataaatattgttttataatttatttaaaattaggtaaataatttaatactgaacaaattaaaaatttttaataacttaaaaaaaaaaataatctaTATAACATGGCAGGATCTATatggaataaaaatagcTGGCATTGGTAATgcaaaagaaataaaaaaaaaaaaaaattatattttcgtaatatttattaaatttacaaacttataatatgtagggaagaaaaaaattacaacAAATGGGGTGAATCTTATATAAAGTCAAAATTAATTCATTTAAAAATTGAGGATGAAAACTTGTCTATATACTTTGATACAATCAACATAACAGGAAAtgtaataaaagaaaaatatagaaaagataaaaaatataaaataaaaatttccTAATTTTGTCTCCTATATTTCAAAATTCACACACATATcccatttatattttttgtatttatagGCTTCTGTATCAATTCGAAAAGGGAAACAAATTAGCTCTTTCGAATTTgtcattaaatttaaatggaATTGcttaagaaaaaaagaaaatatcaACTCTTTTGGTGGGGATGTGGAAATATTAGACTTTTCCAATTGTTCATTGGAGGTATgaccatatttatatatttacctGAACGTTCAGGTGAAATGTACccattaaaatttaataaaaattgatatataaatatatttacccatttatttatcatacattttttttaacactAGGATAACGATTATGAAATAAATGTGGAAGCGAATGAAAGCAATGCAGACATGAAAAAAGCATATGAAATATTAAGGAAAGAAGGGAAAGAAAAAATCAAAAACACTTTGAAGGATTTCCAGCTCGAACTTTTAAAACATGACACAAATGAATGTAACttaaaaagaataaaaaatgcatacatgaatttttctattatttaaaaaaaaaaattgtaaatgtAACGTAGTTTGCAGTAAttctctatattttttattttatattttacattttttacttCATATTTTGCATTGCTTTTTGACAATTTTCAGCCGCCAAAGAACTCAAAATTAAAGAAACTGAAGAAGAAAAGCTTAAAGAGATCAAAATTAACTATAACGATAATGTAAAAATACAACAAGATATAAgcaatgataataatgtaaataaaattcaaaatgacgaaaaaaaagaaggGTCTGTAtggaatattaataattatcatTGGGAAGAAAAATGTTTAACAAAATGGGCAAAAGAAGAATTggaaaaaattttaaataattctacaattgaattaaataataatattcatttGCAATTTTTTAATGCAGAAATTGAAGGAGAAGCTTCATCAagtttaagaaaaaaaaaaaaaattattatttatgatCTAAAAATTGGTGCTGAATGGAAAGcttccaaaaaaaataaaaacaatgaaATCGAAATGGAAGCTAAAGGATATATAAGTGTTAACGAAATTATTTCGGATTATTCTGCTGATGAtcaaaacaaatataaatatacttatatttttgataataatacaCCTGAATATTCTACTATTAACAATGTAATAAAATCAGACATCCCCCAAAAAATGAACGAAATAATTGACTCTTTTgttgaaaaaatgaaacaaaagTAAGTTCGTTCACACTAGACCTATTTTGAATGTTCAATACAAAAATGACAAATATATAACCAGCCCCATTACCACCATTATTACCACcaccattattattatatatttttattttttatgccaTTTACCAACTCGAAGCCTATCAGCATTATACACACaattaattaattaattaattaACTAACTAATTCATTCAATGCTTATGAATTTTGTCTTTTACCCGattttaaatacatatacACGTTTACCTACTACAACTTATTTTCCTtgcattttatattttttgttatgaTGGCATTTAATTAAAGGATTTCTTAATGCGtaaaatatagttttttttttaaatatgactttttaattttttttttaaatataccATATTTACATAACCATTTTCGTTCTAATATATGTTACACACAATTTGTTATGTTATAAAAACAggaatgaagaaaaaataatataaaataatttttgtaattGCATAAagcatatataattatttgttCAGATTAActaattttaaatttgaggtttcattttaattatattttattttctacatTTTAACTAG
The Plasmodium yoelii strain 17X genome assembly, chromosome: 4 genome window above contains:
- a CDS encoding activator of Hsp90 ATPase, putative; translated protein: MAGSIWNKNSWHWEEKNYNKWGESYIKSKLIHLKIEDENLSIYFDTINITGNASVSIRKGKQISSFEFVIKFKWNCLRKKENINSFGGDVEILDFSNCSLEDNDYEINVEANESNADMKKAYEILRKEGKEKIKNTLKDFQLELLKHDTNESAKELKIKETEEEKLKEIKINYNDNVKIQQDISNDNNVNKIQNDEKKEGSVWNINNYHWEEKCLTKWAKEELEKILNNSTIELNNNIHLQFFNAEIEGEASSSLRKKKKIIIYDLKIGAEWKASKKNKNNEIEMEAKGYISVNEIISDYSADDQNKYKYTYIFDNNTPEYSTINNVIKSDIPQKMNEIIDSFVEKMKQK